From a region of the Panicum virgatum strain AP13 chromosome 2K, P.virgatum_v5, whole genome shotgun sequence genome:
- the LOC120694759 gene encoding protein ENHANCED DISEASE RESISTANCE 2-like isoform X1, with protein MLGVPTNMLSSSASRRDAAAARASKSGELPKSAGISWKDAAAAATAKNTELSKAVTAVREAAAVHHEGWMVRYGRRKIGRSFFHTRYFVLESRLLAYYKKKPKDNMVPLKSLLIDGNCRVEDRGLKTHHGQMIYVLCVYNQKEKEHQITMGAHDIEDALIWKKKIELLIDQKPDPAAKTHKAFATMDFDMDLGGQFSLSDRDSAAEEEEERPTLTRRKTIGNGPPDSVHDWTKDADFGLSNQNDPTQLYSKKNWRLLRCQNGLRIFEELLEVEYLARSCSRAMRAVGVVEATCEAIFGLMMSMDATRYEWDCSFRQGSLVEEVDGHTAVLYHRLQLHWCTRFVWPRDLCYVRYWRRNDDGSYVVLFRSTDHPNCSRQRGYVRALIESGGFKICPLKSRNGRPRTQVQHLMQIDLKGWFLNYSTSFQYHSLLQILNCVSGLREYFSQTDDIHITPRIPAMESMADDENPNEVDPKTKPADQERAENKNMGTIDEESDDDEDYQVPEADIEEGPSKSDSEAKHTDEPPEKIDLSCFSGILHHDPEEKSRNCWTVPDSKLFKVRSKNFPHDKSKIPAASYLMELAAIDWFKDTKRMDNVGRQKNCVAQVAAEKGMHTFVVNLQIPGSTHYSLVMYFVTSSLKKGSLLQRFFDGDDDFRNSRLKLIPSVPKGSWIVRQSVGSTPCLLGKAVDCSYVRGPGYLEVDVDIGSSAVANGVLGLVFGVVTTLVVDMAFLIQANTYEELPEQVIGAARLAHVEPSTAVVPNLENNSESNKDNSSNDATSSEDDSSKKTN; from the exons ATGCTTGGCGTGCCAACCAACATgctgagctcgtcggcgtcgaggcgggacgccgcggcggccagggcgtCCAAGAGCGGGGAGCTCCCCAAGTCGGCCGGCATCTCCTGGAAGGACGCtgcggccgcggccaccgccaAGAACACCGAGCTGTCCAAGGCGGTGACCGCCGTTAGGGAGGCCGCGGCCGTGCACCACGAGGGCTGGATGGTGCGCTACGGCCGCCGGAAGATCGGCAGGTCCTTCTTCCACACGCGCTACTTCGTGCTCGAGAGCAGGCTGCTCGCCTACTACAAGAAGAAGCCCAAGGATAACATG GTTCCCCTCAAGTCCCTGCTGATAGATGGGAATTGTAGGGTGGAGGATAGAGGGCTCAAAACTCATCATGGACAA ATGATTTATGTCCTGTGTGTTTATAACCAGAAAGAAAAGGAGCATCAAATCACG ATGGGCGCTCACGATATTGAAGATGCACTgatctggaaaaagaaaatagagctCCTCATTGATCAG AAACCGGACCCTGCAGCTAAAACCCATAAGGCATTCGCTACAATGGACTTCGATATGGATCTTGGAGGGCAGTTTTCATTGTCAGATCGTGACAGTGC agctgaagaagaagaggaacggCCAACTTTAACTCGCAGAAAAACTATAGGGAATG GTCCCCCGGATTCAGTACATGATTGGACAAAAGATGCTGATTTTGGTCTGTCCAATCAGAATGACCCCACTCAACTTTATTCTAAGAAGAACTGGCGACTACTTCGATGCCAAAATG GGTTGCGCATTTTTGAAGAACTTCTAGAAGTGGAATACCTT GCAAGAAGCTGTAGCCGAGCTATGAGAGCTGTTGGAGTAGTGGAAGCCACATGTGAAGCCATTTTTGGGCTGATGATGAGCATGGATGCAACACGATACGA GTGGGACTGTAGCTTTCGCCAAGGTAGTTTAGTTGAAGAGGTTGATGGTCACACCGCAGTACTATATCATAGGTTGCAGCTGCATTGGTGTACAAG GTTCGTCTGGCCTCGGGATTTGTGTTATGTTCGGTATTGGCGGCGTAACGATGATGGAAGCTATG TTGTGCTATTTCGATCTACAGACCATCCAAACTGTAGTCGGCAGCGAGGATATGTGAGGGCTCTTATTGAAA GTGGAGGGTTCAAGATTTGTCCTCTAAAGAGTCGCAATGGAAGACCCCGTACTCAGGTTCAGCACCTTATGCAGATTGACCTGAAGGGATGGTTCCTGAATTACTCTACTTCCTTTCAGTATCATTCTTTGTTGCAGATACTGAACTGTGTTTCCG GGCTGCGTGAATATTTTTCCCAAACAGATGATATCCATATAACTCCAAGGATTCCTGCAATGGAGAGCATGGCTGATGATGAGAATCCTAATGAAGTTGACCCCAAGACTAAACCAGCAGATCAAGAACGTGCAGAAAATAAAAACATGGGAACAATTGATGAAGAATCAGATGACGATGAGGATTATCAGGTTCCTGAAGCTGATATAGAG GAAGGTCCTAGCAAATCTGACAGTGAAGCTAAACACACAG ATGAGCCTCCAGAAAAAATTGATTTATCTTGCTTTTCTGGGATTCTTCATCATGATCCGGAGGAGAAAAGCCGCAATTGTTGGACAGTACCTGACAGCAAGCTTTTCAAAGTTCGTAGCAAGAACTTCCCACATGACAAATCAAAG ATACCTGCTGCAAGTTATCTCATGGAGCTTGCAGCCATTGATTGGTTCAAGGACACCAAGCGCATGGATAATGTTGGAAGGCAAAAAAATTGTGTTGCTCAG GTTGCTGCTGAGAAAGGGATGCATACATTTGTCGTCAACTTGCAG ATTCCCGGATCAACTCATTACAGCTTAGTCATGTATTTCGTCACGAGTTCCTTGAAAAAAGGATCATTACTGCAGCGTTTCTTTGATGGTGACGATGACTTCCGCAATAGCAGACTAAAGCTTATACCATCTGTTCCTAAG GGTTCTTGGATAGTGCGGCAGAGTGTTGGCAGCACCCCTTGTTTGCTGGGAAAGGCTGTGGATTGTAGCTACGTACGAGGTCCTGGGTATTTGGAG GTGGACGTCGACATTGGTTCTTCTGCAGTAGCAAATGGAGTTTTGGGTTTGGTATTTGGTGTTGTCACAACATTAGTAGTTGATATGGCTTTCCTAATACAG GCAAACACGTATGAGGAGCTCCCGGAGCAAGTCATAGGCGCAGCTCGGCTGGCCCATGTGGAACCCTCTACAGCTGTAGTCCCTAACCTTGAAAACAACAGTGAGAGCAACAAAGATAATAGTAGCAACGACGCTACATCTTCAGAGGATGATTCGTCAAAGAAAACCAACTGA
- the LOC120694759 gene encoding protein ENHANCED DISEASE RESISTANCE 2-like isoform X2, with protein MLGVPTNMLSSSASRRDAAAARASKSGELPKSAGISWKDAAAAATAKNTELSKAVTAVREAAAVHHEGWMVRYGRRKIGRSFFHTRYFVLESRLLAYYKKKPKDNMVPLKSLLIDGNCRVEDRGLKTHHGQMIYVLCVYNQKEKEHQITMGAHDIEDALIWKKKIELLIDQKPDPAAKTHKAFATMDFDMDLGGQFSLSDRDSAAEEEEERPTLTRRKTIGNGPPDSVHDWTKDADFGLSNQNDPTQLYSKKNWRLLRCQNGLRIFEELLEVEYLARSCSRAMRAVGVVEATCEAIFGLMMSMDATRYEWDCSFRQGSLVEEVDGHTAVLYHRLQLHWCTRFVWPRDLCYVRYWRRNDDGSYVVLFRSTDHPNCSRQRGYVRALIESGGFKICPLKSRNGRPRTQVQHLMQIDLKGWFLNYSTSFQYHSLLQILNCVSDDIHITPRIPAMESMADDENPNEVDPKTKPADQERAENKNMGTIDEESDDDEDYQVPEADIEEGPSKSDSEAKHTDEPPEKIDLSCFSGILHHDPEEKSRNCWTVPDSKLFKVRSKNFPHDKSKIPAASYLMELAAIDWFKDTKRMDNVGRQKNCVAQVAAEKGMHTFVVNLQIPGSTHYSLVMYFVTSSLKKGSLLQRFFDGDDDFRNSRLKLIPSVPKGSWIVRQSVGSTPCLLGKAVDCSYVRGPGYLEVDVDIGSSAVANGVLGLVFGVVTTLVVDMAFLIQANTYEELPEQVIGAARLAHVEPSTAVVPNLENNSESNKDNSSNDATSSEDDSSKKTN; from the exons ATGCTTGGCGTGCCAACCAACATgctgagctcgtcggcgtcgaggcgggacgccgcggcggccagggcgtCCAAGAGCGGGGAGCTCCCCAAGTCGGCCGGCATCTCCTGGAAGGACGCtgcggccgcggccaccgccaAGAACACCGAGCTGTCCAAGGCGGTGACCGCCGTTAGGGAGGCCGCGGCCGTGCACCACGAGGGCTGGATGGTGCGCTACGGCCGCCGGAAGATCGGCAGGTCCTTCTTCCACACGCGCTACTTCGTGCTCGAGAGCAGGCTGCTCGCCTACTACAAGAAGAAGCCCAAGGATAACATG GTTCCCCTCAAGTCCCTGCTGATAGATGGGAATTGTAGGGTGGAGGATAGAGGGCTCAAAACTCATCATGGACAA ATGATTTATGTCCTGTGTGTTTATAACCAGAAAGAAAAGGAGCATCAAATCACG ATGGGCGCTCACGATATTGAAGATGCACTgatctggaaaaagaaaatagagctCCTCATTGATCAG AAACCGGACCCTGCAGCTAAAACCCATAAGGCATTCGCTACAATGGACTTCGATATGGATCTTGGAGGGCAGTTTTCATTGTCAGATCGTGACAGTGC agctgaagaagaagaggaacggCCAACTTTAACTCGCAGAAAAACTATAGGGAATG GTCCCCCGGATTCAGTACATGATTGGACAAAAGATGCTGATTTTGGTCTGTCCAATCAGAATGACCCCACTCAACTTTATTCTAAGAAGAACTGGCGACTACTTCGATGCCAAAATG GGTTGCGCATTTTTGAAGAACTTCTAGAAGTGGAATACCTT GCAAGAAGCTGTAGCCGAGCTATGAGAGCTGTTGGAGTAGTGGAAGCCACATGTGAAGCCATTTTTGGGCTGATGATGAGCATGGATGCAACACGATACGA GTGGGACTGTAGCTTTCGCCAAGGTAGTTTAGTTGAAGAGGTTGATGGTCACACCGCAGTACTATATCATAGGTTGCAGCTGCATTGGTGTACAAG GTTCGTCTGGCCTCGGGATTTGTGTTATGTTCGGTATTGGCGGCGTAACGATGATGGAAGCTATG TTGTGCTATTTCGATCTACAGACCATCCAAACTGTAGTCGGCAGCGAGGATATGTGAGGGCTCTTATTGAAA GTGGAGGGTTCAAGATTTGTCCTCTAAAGAGTCGCAATGGAAGACCCCGTACTCAGGTTCAGCACCTTATGCAGATTGACCTGAAGGGATGGTTCCTGAATTACTCTACTTCCTTTCAGTATCATTCTTTGTTGCAGATACTGAACTGTGTTTCCG ATGATATCCATATAACTCCAAGGATTCCTGCAATGGAGAGCATGGCTGATGATGAGAATCCTAATGAAGTTGACCCCAAGACTAAACCAGCAGATCAAGAACGTGCAGAAAATAAAAACATGGGAACAATTGATGAAGAATCAGATGACGATGAGGATTATCAGGTTCCTGAAGCTGATATAGAG GAAGGTCCTAGCAAATCTGACAGTGAAGCTAAACACACAG ATGAGCCTCCAGAAAAAATTGATTTATCTTGCTTTTCTGGGATTCTTCATCATGATCCGGAGGAGAAAAGCCGCAATTGTTGGACAGTACCTGACAGCAAGCTTTTCAAAGTTCGTAGCAAGAACTTCCCACATGACAAATCAAAG ATACCTGCTGCAAGTTATCTCATGGAGCTTGCAGCCATTGATTGGTTCAAGGACACCAAGCGCATGGATAATGTTGGAAGGCAAAAAAATTGTGTTGCTCAG GTTGCTGCTGAGAAAGGGATGCATACATTTGTCGTCAACTTGCAG ATTCCCGGATCAACTCATTACAGCTTAGTCATGTATTTCGTCACGAGTTCCTTGAAAAAAGGATCATTACTGCAGCGTTTCTTTGATGGTGACGATGACTTCCGCAATAGCAGACTAAAGCTTATACCATCTGTTCCTAAG GGTTCTTGGATAGTGCGGCAGAGTGTTGGCAGCACCCCTTGTTTGCTGGGAAAGGCTGTGGATTGTAGCTACGTACGAGGTCCTGGGTATTTGGAG GTGGACGTCGACATTGGTTCTTCTGCAGTAGCAAATGGAGTTTTGGGTTTGGTATTTGGTGTTGTCACAACATTAGTAGTTGATATGGCTTTCCTAATACAG GCAAACACGTATGAGGAGCTCCCGGAGCAAGTCATAGGCGCAGCTCGGCTGGCCCATGTGGAACCCTCTACAGCTGTAGTCCCTAACCTTGAAAACAACAGTGAGAGCAACAAAGATAATAGTAGCAACGACGCTACATCTTCAGAGGATGATTCGTCAAAGAAAACCAACTGA